The Procambarus clarkii isolate CNS0578487 chromosome 68, FALCON_Pclarkii_2.0, whole genome shotgun sequence genomic interval cgtttcctcggcagcggtcttgccgcctcttccgtttcctgcagtcccttccgtgtctcctgcggtatccgtggaagtgctatcgtctcagcgtgtACAGCGTAATTTGTGTACAGCCTAATTTCTGGCTATCCTAACTATAATAATTTGGCCTTAAACCAGTATTTGTTAAGTTTGGTGCACTGATTTTTTATTGGATCATTAGCATGATGTTGTTTATTAGGATCATAAAGTTGTGATGGTCTGCGAACCAGTGATTTAAAGTTGATGAAGTTGTCTATCCGGTTCGAAGTCCACCTTGAAATTGTGTGGGAATTTCTCAGTAGGTGTTTATTTATGTTAAGATTAGTTATGATTGAGTGGACTGTAAAGAGTGGACTGGATAATTGATTTATACCTGTTAGGTGTTACCACTTACACAACCTTGGGAGGTTGATTTAATATTGCTAATTCCgccttataattgtatgtaataaTGGGGTTAGTAAATAATGGTAATTAATAAATCTTTATAAAGTTAGTAGCCTAACTACGATTATCAATGAATAAGTTTGGAGGGATTAGCTGCAGAGTAGGTTTGCGTATGAAACGTCATGGGGAATGTCTCGAGAGTCAGTCATATTTATCGCCTCCTGGGGCCATATTCACGAAaagacttacgcaaacacttaagaacgtgtacatctttcctcaatcatagacggcttttgttacatttattaaaaagtttacaagcatgaaaacttgccattcaactgtttttattgttgtaaacagcctcctggtgcttcggagctcattaactgtttaataattgtaaacgaagccgccaaagattgagaaaagatgtacaggttcgtaagtgcttgcgtaagtgctttcgtgaatctggcccctggttggtGGTGTCGAGCCCACGTGAAACCCATACGTTGATGGGGCTGGCTCCCGGTTGCTTCTCTCCACTTTGCGGAAAACATACAACGTAACTCCTGCAGTGCTAATATATACCCCCAGTTAGTCTCAAATGGATATAATAACTTCTTGTTTAGACCAAAACCTTATTCTGGATGTTTAAGATAATCCTGTGGTGTAACTGGCGGCTAATTTTAATACAGGTAAATATGGCCATTAATCCCAATAGAATGTTAATAACCGACCGGACACAATTTCCCTTGTCGTGTGAAGCTAGCAGCAAAGTTTGGGAGCTGTGGTGCGTCGGATGACTCAAATATTAGACGATGATAGTCGGCTTGCTTCAGCAGGGTTCAGATGGAGCTCGTGTTGTAGTGAGACTGTGCGCAAATGACGCGTCTTCTTCCCGTGATCATGGTGAACGTTTGGGAAATTAGTCATGCTATTTAATTCATCTCGTTCACTAATGAGACGGTATTGGTGTCACTTTACGCAATAATATTTTACATAGCCACTGGATCAAAAGATTTTTCGTGATTTAAAGCACATTTAAGAAATGCTGAATACGTGACgtgattattatttttcccgtgaatcAAAATGTTTCGGACGTGGAAACTAATGTTGGGACGGAAGTACACTTTAATTCTtgttaaatttaattaatttccAATCTAAATAAGAAatgcaaataaaaacaaattgtagCCTTGGTAAAATTGGTTTTAATCTGAATTAGATAAAGAAATCTTCACCGCGTGAGACGTGGTGGATGATACCATAGTCCACCATCGATACTAGGTAACTTTTGGCTCTTCCTCGCTCGAAATTAATGTTGTTAGTAAATTTGATTTCCTAACAACGCATTTATCTTGCTGTGCTAGGGGTTAGTAATTTGGGTGTCGAAAACTTCCAACAATCCACCTCTCTTAAAATACACATGGGTTAGCCATCTTTCCTAACATAATCATGGGCCAGCCATCTCTTCTAACATACCCCCTGGGCCGACCATCTCTCCTAACATACACACAGGCCATCCAACTCCCCAAACATACACACTGGCCAGCCATCTCTCCTAACATACACACGGACCAGCCATCTCTCCTAACATACACAAAGGCCGGCCATCTCTCCTTACAGACACACTCGCCTGCTAACTCTCGAGTCATACACATGGGCCTGCTATCTCTACTAACATACACACAGGCCAGCTATCTCTCCAAACAAATTCACGGGCCAGCCATCTCTCCTAACATACACACCGCGGCCATCCAGCTTACGTAACATACACACGGGCCAGCTATCTCTCTTAACATTCACTAGCCAGCCATTTCTCATAACAAAAAGACTAGCCAGCGATCCTTCCTAACATATACACGGCTCAGCCATCGCTCCTAAGATACACACGAGCATGCCATCTCTGCTAACATAAACAGGCCAGCCATCCTTCCTAATATTCACACGAGTCAGCCATCTCTCCTATCATACATTAGCCAGATATCTCTCCTGAAATACACACTAGCCAGCCATCTCCCCTAACATAAACGGGCCAGCGATCTCTCCTAACATACCCACGGGCCAGAAATCTCTCCTAACATTCACACGAGCCAGCCATCTCTCCTATCATACACTGGCCAGCCATCTCTCCTGACATTCCACACAAACCACCCATTTCTCCTAACATACACTCGGGCCAGTcatccctgttttttttttttgctgggaAAATCCTGCGcaggccctaaacctctggctggcccactaagtgttgcttgcttTGGTTTTACTTGGCGGAGTATGTGTATTTATGACTCCTGTGGTCACTTCAGtttgattttgtcccatgtgtttaacaacttcttctgctctgttgaatccaaGTTGAAATCTTTATGAGTGTGTAACTCTGCACTATTAGATTATGTTCCAGTGATCTCtcaggcatttctccacagtgctgacatttcctctcatcttctggaacctgtaagcctatttcccatgcacatgggaaaCCAAGCATGATGCGATGTAAGTTTACTTCTGTCGTTcttctgctccctttcatcaaacaaaGTGGTTcaaagttggttgaattcttgtaccaacccgcagatcctgatgttgtggtcactgtacatcttttgcattgctcggtttctaattactttcttaatctgtgatagactcagtGGTATGTAAATGTTTACATTTCATCTCTTAGTTGcaggttttgcagcttcgtctgcaatgtcaattcctattattcccacatgacttgacacccagttgataagtacccgacggccttgacgtttgagtgtttggattaatgatatgacatttgtgatcagacggatgttatcacgtatgtgttcttgttgcaatgtttcaatggcagttctcgattCTGTATATATGATAACATCTTGTCGATGTTAGCAAGAGAAcgctccaaagccttttgaatggctagcatctctgtttgtaaagtggaacacccatttgagagtctctAACTATTTAcatagtttcctgctttaactgcacctTTCGGTTTCTTGTCTCTGTTGGTCTACTGATTTTagctgtgaagtatgtgaagctgtcagatgcgaagtttgcttctatatgcatttgtgtaatattacgtagcagatgaggattagtctggttcttttttcttgCAAGAGCAATAATTTTAAAGTTATATTTATAAGTGATATGATTCCCAAGTGGCTTGCATGAAGTCATGTATTTcgacgacacccctctcagtgacatgATTATGTTTTTttgatatcgaatgtattgatggtgtttatcgctcaatgggtccacctgttgctactgGATGCTTTTCTGTATCAAGTTAGTGCTCCAgttattatatctttaagtgaactgattctagtgtctagtcaatatcttggtcagcatgcacgcagcaatcccttttaccctgaTTTCACTCGACGATAGCTTGGTTTCtattcttaggttcagtatttagtCCCTCTGGGAACCCTCTGTTGTGACTCGCATTGCATcatttgaataacctcaacgtttgcccattggccaggagaaagagtgagtaaggcaggcactACATAATCAACtatggaacgaacggcgtgtatgtaaaacattcttaacactttctgtcccgctcctagacggggccctgtgattgctctcattatattcagtcgtgattttgctttctctttcagatattgaatttgcttattgaatgtaattttagaatctatccacactccgagatattgatattgtgtaacccactgtattgtattgtgtaacgtgtcttgaatgcgtaggcgCCTGTCtagagtgttgccacctagtttcattgccttagacttctgtgcagatatttttagccctaaaattcTGCATTCAGTTGTTACTTTATCCACTTGtgttttatttagaagtgaaggacttgtaatgactaatgctataccATCAGCATAGTTTAGCAATTTAACCCCCCTCGGCAAATGAAGTAACgaagttttccataaggatgttaaaaagactaggactgaagaCTCCtcatgtggagtcccattctcatgcaagtggtaggTCGACACTTGTCTTTGCAACTTTACTCTCGCATACCTGTTACTTAGATAATCTTGAGTCCATCCTATTATATTTCccttacaccttttttaactaaggtgtgtaaaattgcttgcgggcttgcaagttcgaatgtttttttctagatcaaggaagatgaCTATATCCGGACCTGAGTTAACAGTTCCAAATAATGTTGCTAtgtagttggcagtacctactcctctagtaaagccaaatatgtgtttatgcaggtcaccagtcttccacagtagcctatttaagaccgttCTGCacttttactaatgcatgatgttaatgatatgggtctgtagttgCCAGGTTATTTCGGCTTAGGAACTGGAATGATgtttgctttcttccaagaggtcggtagtttgccttgtTGCCAAGATACATTGGTATCGTCTCCCTTGTTCTCCATCAAgatctgcatgtgcgatcattgagtatggaaTGTTATCAGTGTTACAtactcctagctgaatacgtatataaatttaaaataacttgttttgttccattatatcattgcctgtatatatacacacattgtgtttttgtaaattatcgtgtggtgtggcagcgtcagtggagacaggagcgcggttgctttgcacacgtctaatacctgttagattcgggaagttggacctgttcagttttgggagttccagatgtcacttttatttagtatatataattgtttgtttactataattaaacaggtggcattgtacttatatattttgcaagtaactattatatgtaatttgcattcttatgtgttttgagaacaagtggttgttcaattagttttaaatattaaaaagtccttagtttccatccctcatcctggatgaggcagagaggagaggattatgggtagcgacagagcgagagttcagtagctgcaagggactcgaaggaataacatgtgggagataagtctgttcacttgttgttgtgccatattttattatgttatagtgGGATGACAATATttttttggtttgttgtataagttaactttaccatctgtgtttttatattatactgtcttgaatatatctatataagtttttgtatctattcttcagttctAAAGGAAGATTttgatttatgtgctcattacttatcaaggggttatactggtgacccgctttagagagcagcagtggtatccctagacgtaactaaagcttggctgctgtagggtcacgagccgtaacgaacgataggtaacaaagagcacctggtgcagtgtccccaccaccttttttggcttgtttggtgaagggacagtcacattcgtcatttgtagCTTTGCTCTCATTAATGgctgtcaacctctcttgttttaattgttcttgctgccttctgacTATTgctggaagctgatatgaagccgctctctctgcaaattggagagcaagtcactcagcctcctgcaatgatggttgaatacatgcctgtggtcgggttggtcgacctgatatggttTTAATCTGGAGGGAGCcattcggccgagcggacagcacgctggacttgtgatcctgtggtcctgggttcgatcccaggcgccggcgagaaacaatgggcagagtttctttcaccctatgcccctgttatctagcagtaaaataggtacctgggtgtgagtcagctgtcacgggctgcttcctgggggtggagacctggtcgaggaccgggccgcggggacactaaaaagccccgaaatcatctcaagataacctcaagaatctcaagataacccaatatCTTGCAAAGacaactatgttcatttagagtttgacaccactcaaaccatcttgcctcctttacctctctagaaactcgtcttgcttcagatatcaacgCTCTTAGCGATGTTCTTCCTTTTGGTGTGGAGTTTctatttagatgttttctgaaaatgttgactctgtggttatGTTCtgtaacttcattactatagaaacaatagttctttcgttttgtgtttcctaggataatgattggaatagtaaTGGCTTCCTGGAGACTGGTATCGTGTATGCTCAAATCCTCAGGAGGCGTGAATGTTGTATTCCAATTTTCAAGTTCCTCTTGGTATATATAATCCAGTTTTTTAATTCCACCTAtattgtgcaggtggtgtaggaggtcgttctatgtttagtgttatgACAGtaacatagtggtcactggtgatcaccgggtcttacTCCCATTTCGCCTAatgcttgagtgctgttgagattaatgtaagatcaagggaacatccttgaatgtgagtgggtttcctagtattgagaagtgtaatttcaagtACTTCTTGCAGAGCTGCAACTAAATggtgcccatctgcattggcttgcCCAAtcgcacctaactcttgatgatgaaTATTAAAAcccccagcaataattacattttcatgCATGGCCAAAGCAagtactgcctctgcttctagtttacgtctagggggcttgtagatattgtatatgaggagctcaatattagccatattcactgttactgctaatacctctgcTCCATCCCAACATGACAttgggtctattttcttgctgggtatggtgtttctaaCTAGGGTCATTAACCGTCTTTGTCTTCCCTGTTCATACGGTATAATATAGTGCTGATATCTAGCTAATCTGAAGgacttcgtggctgggaaaaagaGTCTCTTGCAAAACGATTATATATGCTTTCGCACTGATTGCGTCTTCCTGAAGGATGggatttttatttccaagaccttgtatgtttcactgcagtattcgtaatgaCCAGACGACGGTTTCAATTGGTGTTGTCTGttctagtagaactcctcttcggaatcgacgtttatattctccacctcgcaacTCGTGTCGCTGCACATGGGACTGCACTGATTGCTCATGGTCATCCCCTGCATTGTTTGAATCTATCCATAACTGTTGACCATCGCTttgctgttggtattgctgcacatcggaatgcattgattgctcgtggcctTTTCTTGTGTTGTCGGAATCTGTGCATCTCTGCCATTCAGTGTTtcgttgttgatgttgctgcacATTGGGATGCATTGGTTGTTCATGCCCTCCTCTtgtattgttggaatctgtgaatctctgctgttcaataaatcTTTGTTGAAATTGTTGCATATCAGAGTGCAttgttgtctgtctcttgtgttgtaagattctgttgatcttgagtggtcactgcttcttgcagttgcttttgtgAATGTTAATGGTCTagtgtcttgactacccgactgttgttggtaatCTTGATGTCCATGTCGCGTTGTTTGCCTTCTTGTGCTTcgtcttgtctcagactgtctatttcttgtgtaactgtgttctgttgcacgatcttgtccattaataCGCAAGTTATTAATGCACAGTTTCCTGAGTCTGTTGTTGTAATGCTTTCTGAGTCATCTGTagacaattgataatggtctctgccatgatcttcacaatGCTTTTTCAGCTgaacctcggtaaaactgtaaatTAGTTGTGTTGTTTCCGAAAGTAATTTATGTTTGCTTTTTTTGCTTTTGTTGTATTTCTGCagcatttttgtgtattttctgatttgtaGTTGATAGATTGGAAAAATTTTGTTCTGTGTGAGTGGATCTCTGTTattgctgtgcacgagtgttccagacgttggtgttggtgtatgtaatgctggtgtgtgtgtgtttatcctggcctctgctgtctgcaccttttctttctgtgcagagcaggttgtgctccaggcatgaagtttgcctccacaatttggacattttgtctgttgtggtctggtttaccTTGTGCTTAGCTATACAGCCTTCGGTTGAAtgcctcaggctgcacactccgcatttctcctgtccggtgcagcgtgattgatggtggccgtatttctgacacctgtagCGGCGCAGGGGTTCTGTGACGTATGGTTTCTGTCGGTATATTCCTCAATTTCCAAGATTGagtgtttctggcacatgtcccatgacggtcactagAAGCTGACGTGTCGCtgctttgtctacttttgtgcggcatcgttccgcattccggatttgcttgtgttctatTACTgggtccaggggaaagtcgatttggTATCTCAAGAGACTCGAGTGCGTCCTTATGAAGGATCCAGCTTTTCTCAGCAAACAGGTTCTCTTGCAGGACTTttactttttctaagtaatttgcagtctgttggtctcgcGATGTCATTATTATTTATCCTTACAGGTTGTCTGCAAAGGAaaatttgagctctggttgtttgtTTGAGCTCTCTTTCCTTGGGGTCGGATAGCTCTTGCAGAGGCCATAATAATTCTCCAGTTGATTATAGGTCTTAAAAAATGGCTATTTTTAAATACTGTcataatataaattaattttgaACTTTCTAATTACTACTATGTATTATGCAATGTTTATTGTTTTCGTTTTTTAACTTATGAAGTTGATAATTATATTTGGCAAACATTTTACCTCAACTGGTAGTCTATAAAATAAATAAGTGATAACATGTATAGACATGAAGTAGAGAGTGCAGCGCCGCTCCTCTGACTGTAGCAGGACctgactcacgaagcagttacgttagtacttacgaacgtgtacatcttttctcaatctttgacggctttggttacatttattaaatagtttacaaacatgaaaacttcccaatcaactgttgttattgttataaacagcttcctggtgcttcggagctcattaactgtttaataattgtaaacaaagccgcaaaagattgagaaaagatggactggtttgtaagtacttgcgtaactgcttcgtgaatctggtcccttgtCTCCCCACCTCAGTATTGATTATACCGCCAGAGTTCCTTTGTTCCTGTGGCCGGGGCGGGGTTCTCGCCGCTGATTGGATAGTTACCAAGCCAGCAGCCATTTTACTCTGCTTCACGGATTTTCATTGGGGAAATGCTCTACTATGGATGAATTAAATTGTTTGCATAAGTTGTGATTGGTTAGTAACATTATCTTGTGGGGCTTTTGAATATCTTGGTGTTGTGTGGTTGGCCTAATATTTTAGTCCGATAAAATGTCGCCACTCTTACATTTTTTTCAGCTCTCATTTATTTCACAAAGTTTTTATCCCTAAATTTATGTCAACTTCTACTTTAATTTGATGTTTGTGTCATTATTGTGGTCCATAATTGCTAGGAAGGTTCCGAGTAAAGGCTAGGAACGTTAATAGTGATACTAGAGACAGTAATAACTAGGAACGTTAATTATATTTCAACTATGTTTATAGTGATAGCTAGGAAAGTTAATAATGATAACTAGGAAGTTTATTAGTAATGAGTAGGAAGGCTCATAAAAATATCTAGGAAGGAAAATAGCGATAACTAGGAAGGTTAATAGACATAAATAGGAaggttaataataataactaggGAGGTTAATATCAATAATTATGAAGGTTAATATCAATAACTATGAAGGTTAATATTAATAACTAGGATGGTTAATATTAATTACTAGGGAGGCTAATATCAATAACTATGAAGGTTAATATAAATAACTAGGATGGGTAATACTGATAAAAGGAAAGAGTTATTCTGTTATAAAGAAGTACAATAAGTGAAGAAACACTAGATCACTAAATCTTTCTATTTTGATTGTTCGATGTTTCATCAACAATGTGACATCTTCAAGAGTACACTTTGTTACACTAACACATCTGTACTGTGTTTACAAGATTGACTGATCGGGAAAaaataagccacccaaaaggtggctcgggcatgaatagcccgtaagtggaggctccttggagccactaccagtaccaacaactgatactgaagatctgtgtaTGGatggatttttttgttttttttggggggggggagagggagaagctGTCTCGGAGGGCTAGCTATAAAACTATAGAGCTGGTTACTTATTGAAGACCTCTTTTTTTtcatctttatttaaaa includes:
- the LOC138355663 gene encoding involucrin-like; amino-acid sequence: MHSDMQQFQQRFIEQQRFTDSNNTRGGHEQPMHPNVQQHQQRNTEWQRCTDSDNTRKGHEQSMHSDVQQYQQQSDGQQLWIDSNNAGDDHEQSVQSHVQRHELRGGEYKRRFRRGVLLEQTTPIETVVWSLRILQ